The Dioscorea cayenensis subsp. rotundata cultivar TDr96_F1 chromosome 7, TDr96_F1_v2_PseudoChromosome.rev07_lg8_w22 25.fasta, whole genome shotgun sequence genome includes a region encoding these proteins:
- the LOC120265295 gene encoding probable disease resistance protein RF9 produces METIVSLAVTKLADLLAQEVGFLKGVDDELRSLHDLLQWIEALLKDTDIHSNKDDERAKLWVNQVRDLAHDSEDIIDDYVFKMHKHKSIRGYFSSLRTFVVLPSKLVILHELHNNIGKVKGRAQEIYNNRTFAYGSIGATSSDPFANKERQPPPLMSRRPIASPVLEEEVDVLGFDAHFQSLARMLIGDDVNQLRRAVVSITGMGGAGKTTLAKKIFSDSGIRRHFTCHAWIWVSQKYRPREVLETIAKDVISMPKKESKYLSDEELNQEVIKYLKEKKYLVILDDVWSKRAWDSIKKVLPDMMNGSRVLLTTRNHDVALYADRQSPPYDLRFLGEEDSWRLFCRKAIPTKCSNDCPPDLEDIGRKMVAKCCGLPLAIIVLGGLVLTKRQSKEEWKKMLKSANWQLRQGEEQISEMLALSYHHLPYYIKPCFLYFSIFPKGSLISAKRLMRIWIAEGFIQPRGQETILEEVAEDYLEDLVHWSMIQVVERHDHGGIKICQIHELLHDLSISLAQDIRELPSSIGKLTNLQTLDVKNSMYISELPSQVWKMQRNLRHLEGTGFSIKGQPSTESLPNLQTLSSAKGDTWLENGLQKMTSLRKLGVHDVTGTCKVALLDCLSKLDNLNKLAWKAGQDGMVPSSILSTSQHKNKLQVLYLHGRLEGLPDVTCMPASLTKLTFELTMLREDPLLKLGKLDNLQVLRLRHHAFVGREMICSEKGFPQLKVLELNSLHELKLWSIEDEAMPKLRELEIEKCPLRMLPQGLPKVTSLQELKVIGMNDNFCKRLRPNDGEDWEKDQTHTFSRHHTCSFC; encoded by the exons atggagacTATAGTTTCCTTGGCTGTGACGAAGCTGGCTGATCTCTTAGCACAAGAAGTTGGGTTTCTCAAAGGAGTAGATGATGAGCTGAGATCCCTTCATGATCTTCTCCAATGGATTGAAGCACTCCTTAAAGATACCGATATTCACAGCAACAAAGATGATGAACGTGCTAAGCTTTGGGTGAACCAGGTACGAGATCTTGCTCATGACTCCGAGGACATCATCGACGACTATGTCTTCAAAATGCATAAACACAAGTCCATCCGCGGTTACTTCTCTTCCTTAAGAACATTTGTTGTTCTTCCTTCAAAATTAGTAATCCTCCATGAACTTCACAATAATATTGGCAAGGTCAAGGGGAGAGCTCAGGAGATCTATAATAATCGTACGTTTGCCTATGGGAGCATTGGAGCAACTTCTTCAGATCCATTTGCCAATAAAGAAAGACAACCACCACCATTGATGAGCAGGAGACCAATTGCAAGTCCAGttttggaggaggaggtggatgTTCTGGGCTTTGATGCGCATTTCCAGTCATTGGCAAGGATGCTGATTGGGGATGATGTGAATCAGCTGAGGCGTGCTGTGGTATCGATCACTGGCATGGGAGGTGCAGGCAAAACCACTCTCGCCAAGAAGATCTTCTCTGACTCTGGCATCAGGAGGCACTTTACCTGTCATGCATGGATCTGGGTCTCACAAAAGTATCGACCTCGAGAAGTATTAGAGACCATTGCTAAAGATGTGATTAGTATGCCTAAGAAAGAATCGAAATACCTAAGCGATGAGGAGTTGAATCAGGAGGTTATTAAGTacttgaaagaaaagaaatacttGGTGATCTTAGATGATGTATGGAGCAAAAGAGCTTGGGATAGCATCAAAAAAGTGCTACCAGACATGATGAATGGAAGTCGAGTGTTGTTAACCACTCGCAACCATGATGTAGCATTGTATGCAGATAGGCAGAGCCCTCCCTACGATCTCAGGTTCTTGGGAGAAGAAGATAGCTGGAGGTTGTTTTGCAGAAAGGCAATTCCAACAAAGTGCAGCAATGATTGTCCGCCAGACTTGGAAGATATAGGAAGAAAGATGGTAGCGAAATGTTGCGGTTTGCCGCTTGCCATCATTGTATTGGGAGGGCTGGTGTTGACTAAACGGCAATCAAAGGAGGAATGGAAGAAGATGCTAAAAAGCGCCAATTGGCAACTCAGGCAGGGTGAAGAGCAGATCTCAGAAATGCTAGCTCTCAGCTACCATCATCTCCCTTACTATATCAAACCATGCTTTCTCTACTTTAGCATCTTCCCCAAGGGCTCTCTGATCAGTGCCAAGAGGCTTATGCGAATATGGATTGCGGAGGGGTTTATCCAACCCAGAGGCCAGGAAACAATATTGGAGGAAGTCGCAGAGGATTACCTGGAGGATTTGGTGCATTGGAGTATGATTCAAGTGGTGGAGAGACATGATCATGGCGGCATCAAGATTTGTCAAATCCATGAGCTTCTCCATGACCTCTCAATCTCTCTTGCCCAAG ATATAAGAGAGCTGCCATCCTCCATCGGCAAACTCACTAATCTGCAAACTCTTGACGTCAAAAATTCCATGTATATCAGTGAGCTACCAAGTCAAGTGTGGAAGATGCAGCGCAATCTAAGACATTTGGAAGGCACTGGTTTTTCCATCAAGGGACAACCAAGCACTGAGAGCCTGCCCAATCTACAAACTCTGTCAAGTGCTAAAGGTGACACATGGTTGGAAAATGGTTTACAAAAGATGACAAGTCTAAGAAAACTAGGAGTTCATGATGTCACTGGCACTTGTAAAGTGGCATTGTTAGATTGTCTTAGCAAACTAGACAATCTCAATAAATTGGCATGGAAAGCCGGGCAAGATGGTATGGTACCTAGCTCAATACTCTCCACTAGTCAACACAAGAATAAACTCCAAGTTCTTTATTTGCATGGCCGATTGGAAGGGCTGCCAGATGTTACTTGCATGCCTGCGAGCCTCACCAAGTTGACCTTTGAATTAACAATGCTTCGAGAAGATCCCCTATTGAAGTTAGGGAAGCTAGATAACCTTCAGGTTCTTAGATTAAGACATCATGCTTTTGTTGGAAGGGAGATGATTTGTTCGGAGAAAGGATTCCCTCAATTGAAAGTGTTAGAACTGAATTCCTTACATGAATTGAAGCTGTGGAGTATAGAGGATGAAGCCATGCCAAAGCTTAGAGAACTGGAAATAGAGAAATGTCCTCTGAGGATGCTTCCCCAGGGCCTTCCAAAGGTTACCAGTCTACAAGAGTTAAAAGTGATAGGCATGAATGATAACTTCTGCAAAAGGTTGAGACCAAATGATGGTGAGGATTGGGAAAAAGATCAAACACATACCTTCAGTCGCCATCATACCTGCTCGTTCTGTT